The region CATTCAAAGGGAAATATGATGAATGAAAGAATAGACTCCAGAGATATGGTTATGAGACTGATGTTCTTATCAGAGACTGCAGTAGGGATCCTGGGAAATTTCCCTCTGCtttattatcatttaattcttttctgcAATGAGTACACCCTGAGGTCCAGAGATTTGATTCTCAGGCACCTGATCATAGCCAACTCCTTGGTGATTCTCAGTAGAGGAATTTCCCAGACAATGACAGCTTTTGGGTTGAAATATTTCCTCAGTGATTTTGGATGCAAACTCATTTTGTATATACATCGAGTGGGAAGGAGTATGTCCATTTTCATCACCTGCCTCTTGAGCATCTTCCAGAACATCACCATCAGCCCCATGAACTCCTGTTGGAAGGATCTCAAAGGAAGAGCTCCAAAGTATATTGGCTTCTCCATTTCCCTCTGCTGGATCCTGTACATAGTGGTGaattccatttttcctctctatATGCTCAGCAAAAGGGACAGTATAAACACAACAGACAAAAGAGATTATGGTTACTGTTCTTCTGTAAATCGTTATAGAACCACAGACTCGGTATATGCAGCATTGTTTGTATTTCCTGAAATGGTATTGTCCTTGCTCATGATCTGGTCCAGTGGCTCCATGGTTCTCCTTCTGTACAGGCACAAGCAGAGGGTTCAACACATCCACACCATCAAATTTTCCCCCAGAACCTCCCCTGAGTCCAGAGCCACTCAGAGAATCCTTGTCCTGGTGGGCACTTTTGTGACTTTCCACACCCTCTCCTCCCtaatacatttatacattgctCTATTTTCCAACATCATCTGGTGGGTGGTGGACACCAATGACCtcatttcactgtgttttcccaCTGTCAGCCCCTTTCTTCTCATGAGCCGAAAATCCAAACTGTCCAGGCATTGCTTGgtctgcataaaaaaaaaaattaaaaatttagcttTGTGCTGTGGAAAACACCTATAATCACACAAATTGGGAGAGCaagagaggaggatcacaagtggaaggaccctcaacaatttagaccctgcctcaaaaataagaaattaaaaaggctgCAGATGATGTTCAGGGACAAGGCTGGGCTCAATCACCAGtttcaaaacataatttaaaGTATCGTAACTACATAATTGTATCATAACTACataagttaattattttttcacaaaTGTTTAAGTGTTTCATTGTTCTTCACACTCAAAACATCAACAGAGAAATGGATGGAAGAGTCATTGTCTTTCTATTGCAAACCCTAAAGAGCACTGGGGTCCTCAGCTGGCTAACTGATACCCACTTGGTCATAGTGGAGGGGAACAGAGCTGGTGGTCCTCACCCTACGCACAGCACCCTGAAGTCAGGTATCCTAGTTCCTGTTGCTGGAGGCACATGGAATGAATTAGTTCCCAGGCTTCCAGGTCAGTTGAATTACAACTTTTGACCAAGTGCTGCACTCCTGGAAAGATTGCCTGAAACAAATGCAATGTAGAAATGAGAGGTGGATTTTTTGGAGGATAATTCTCCTTAGCATTTCAGTAAGTTTATAATTACCAGAAAAGTTTTGTTCCAGAATGTTATTTGTTAGATAGTTTTGAAAAGAAACCTTGGGAGGACAGATTTAGCATCAACTGCCAGAATTAAGAAGAGAATTATTTTCTGCAGTTTCTTCAAGGAACAAGGTAGGTTTGTCAGCAGTTCTCCTTAAAAGGTTTGTTTTCCTGTGTGTGGGTATCCTCAGTTGTGATGCAAACTCCTTTCCTGTGCAGTGGCCACCTGGGCCACTCCATGTCACCCAGATTGCAGTTTGCAGGAATAAGAGAAGCTGGTAGGCACAGAGTGCTCCTGCTGCCTGCTGTGCCACAAGGAAGGAAGGACCTGGTTTCTCATCTAGGAGTTGCACCTGTTCTGCTGGGAGCTCTACAACAGTAGCAGTGGAATCTCACATTCTGACATGTTAAAATATCCACAGATGCGTTTCAGTGCACATATATAAATGGCCACGTCCTCACCtacactctttttttccccactgtactgggggttgaacagagagtcatttaaccactgagccacatgcctagcacttgtttatagttttatttatttgtttgctttattgagacatggtctcactcaGTTGTATAAAGCCCTTCTAAGtttcttaggctggctttgaacttgtgattctcctgcctcagcttcccaaccactgggattagaggtatgtcCCACCACTCCCAGCCTCACCTACAATCTTAAAAAGTAGCACTTGCCACTCTCTAAGTcagaatacatttatatattgagGCTAGATTGTATTCTTAGGAGAACCCATTTATCTGTAAACAGTGAAGTTGCTGGTTCAGGCAGGGACATGGGAAATATCATGATGAGCAGGACCCACAGGTGGGGAACTGAGCTCAGTAAAACTGTTTGGATGAGAGTTCAGTGGGGACCTTTTACAGTCATCTCTGGGTAAACTGCCACATTCTCCCAGGGCCAAATATTCCCGAGGACCAGTATGAGGACCAGGCTGCCCACTCAGCACAGGTCATGCAGTGGCAAGTGATTAAAGATGAGCTGCACAGTGGACACCACCTTTTCTGGTGACCTTCAGGCTGTCCCTAGAGAGCAGAACCACTGGTGTGAACTTGCTGACCACCTGTCCTGTCATCTCAGTTAGGGTTGCTGGTGGATAGTGGCCACTGCAGTGCTGTGCAGGTGCAGTGCAGCTGGGAGGTGACATCTTCCTGGACAGTCATCACCTCTGTGACCAAAGTTCTGCAGGATTCTGGCCTGGGGGCTCTGGAGCACATTTAGGGGTGTGGGGCTGTGGTTACTTTCTGGATGGGGCCACAGAGGGAGAAGGTACCAGGTCTATGAGGAAAATACCCAGTTATAGCAGTTTGTGAGCATTGTTATCACAAATACAGGTAGGGTGCTGTCCAGTTCTCTTATTCATCTATTCCAGTGATAATGAGGTTTCTCACCTTTACTTTGTGAGGGTTCTGAATGATACTGCCTATCAAATAGTGAATGCACATTGCGTTTCCAAGGTAATAACTCCTTGGTTTTGATGGATCATTTATCTTTACattaatatttcagtttttaaaagcaaGCTGAATTTAAAGAATGATCAAGCATATAGTACAGAGTTCTAATACATCCCTGCTCCCAGTACAGTCTCCATAACTGTAACATCTGAAATCTGTGTGATCTGCGTGACAGCATCAAACTGGATGTAGATCATTCTTAGCCAAAGTCCACTGTTTACTTTGGAGTTCACTCTTTGTTGTACCTGCGTATGGAACAGGAAAAATACATAGTGTAAGTACCATTTTGCTATATTCTACTGCAGTGATCGTACCCTGAAGATCCCCTGTACTTTACCTAGCcattccttccctcctccagtCCTCTAATGCCCACTGACCTTTTCATGGTCTGTCTTTAATTTCTTGTAGATAAAAACTCTGCAGTTAGCCTTTCAGATTGCCATCTTTCGTTTAGGAATATGCATTTTTACATTCCTCCACCTGTTTTCATGGCTTGGTAACTCAGTGGTGaaaaccactgagtgacatccctcTGTGTGGATGACCCCAGTTCTTCATGCCGTGCATCTGCTGAGGACCTCTTTGATGGCTTTCCCTGTTGGGCCATTATGATAAAGCTGCCATAAACAGTGCCGAGTATCTTTCTGGGTGGACTTAATTGTCAATTTCTTAGTCAACACAGAGTGAGCTGTATTGCTGGGAGAGGTGGAAACTGTGATAGAGGATTTAATATTTGCCCAAGAAAGAAACCACACCTTTCCTTCTACTTCTCTAGGCAGCTTTTTGTTGTCCTCCAAAGCCACAGATATACTTTGAAAATATGCCTTTTGAATGATATCTCCACATACCCATTGTTTCATGCTTAAATTATGTACCCCTCAAGATTCCTATGTTGAAGTCTTCATCCCCACCTCTCCCTGTACAGCAGAGTGTGACCTGATGGGGACATGGGTCGGTGCACAGGCGGTTGTAAAGGGAGGGTGGGTCATAGTGGTGGTGAGCCGATGGCAGTCCTCTAGATCCCAGTGTCTGtgtgaagttctgcctcacctagagacACAGCAGTGGGGAATGCAACCACAGACTGAGACAGCCCAAGAACTCCTTCTTCCTCTAAGCACTTTTTCTCCAGAGTTTGTCGGAGAAAAAAGGGGGGATGGGGGACTAACACCCTTTCCTCACCTTTTCTCACCTCCATGATTTCCTTCCACATTGATCAATATCTGTGTATGTTCAAATGACCTCAGCCCCGACCCCATCACCCCTATGGGTCTCCTTCAAAATCGCAGCCAAAAACTTTTGTGGCCTCAGCAACTGTGTCCCAGTCCCCAACTCCACATGTGCATTTCTCCTCTAGGGCTTTCCCTCTGTCCAGATCCACTGTCTTCCCAACCTCGATGTGTCACCAAATGCCCCTATTAGGTTTCCCTGTCCCATATCCTCCAAACACAGGTGTTGGCCACTGTCCCCATACTCTGCTTCTACCTAATACCACTGAAAACTCATAGGACATGTCTTTATCAAAAGAtataaacacactcacacacacacacacacacacacacacacactcacacacacacacatacacacacacacacactcacacactcacacacacacacatacacacacacacacactcacacactcacacacacacacacactcacacactcacacacacacacacactcacacacacacacactcactcacacacacacacacattttaaagctCAGTCTTGACAAATTTGAGGGCCTGGCTACGGGAAAGTTATCTCCTTTATTGACCAATTGATTATTTTCACATTCTAGCAAATTCTATCTGCACTCTCAGACACACGGCTACTTGGCATCTGACAAAATTTCCCAGCAGTGAGATCCAACAATTAGGGAGGTCCCTCGATTTCAGAGCCATGAAATTCTTCAAACCGGTCACTGCACAGAGTGCCTGGGAGCCCTGGCCATCCCACCTCGTTACCCTGTTCGGGATATCCCACTGCAATCCTGAGCGGCCCACCTGACCTCTGCGGGCCTTTCAGCTGTAAGTGGGGAAGATTTCTGCAGTTCTTCTGTCCCCATGTCAGTCTGTTTGTCTTTCCATCCAAACAGTCTGAACCTCAAGGAAAACTTAGGCACCTCCTCCCCTCGCCCTGACGTCCCTGGGGACATGAACTGCTCTGGAGGTTTTCCTCCCTCGGTCCCTCTGGCCCTTGAGCTCCTGATCTCCACCCTGCACTATGTCTTCTGTCCCCGGGACAGCCACACGTTTAGGAACTGAGACCCAAACTATCTCATCCCCTAATTTCTGTGAGCACTTTGCCCCTCTGTGCCCTTGAACTCCCCAGCGCATTTAAGACACACCACACCCTGTGCCCCATGTGCCCTTTCCCCACTGCCATTTCCCTATTGCTGTGCCGTCTAGGCACCTAGCCACAAGCCCCCTGCCCCTCATCTAACCCCCAGGACCTCCGTGTGTATCACTGTCGCTCATTCTCTATCACGCACACTCTCAGAGTGCCCCCACACATGTCAGCTGTCCCGTCACACCCCCACATCAGCATCAAACACCAGAGCCTGTTTAAAGTCGGCACGTGTGCAATGCTGTCCTGGAGGGCTGTGGGGGACTGGGAAGAAATGTAAAGGGCAGATGTGACCACCCTTCTGCTGGCACTTGCAGGCCTGGGGAAATGTCACCTCATGCTTTCAAtccagcccttgctgctctgccactgaggcttatttCAAAATGGACTTTTAAAGttttcatcttctctctctctctctaacctCAGGGAACAGGATTACCTTCTCTCTTGCACTAAGCCAAGGTCTCTATCTTAGAGCAAACCCCCACCACAGGAACCAAGTAATTCAGACTTCATGGATAATGAGAAGAATCAGATCTTCACACTGAGCCCATGTCCTGGAAGGTGGAAAGGACAAGGAGGGTAGTTTGCATTTCAGTCTGAGGGGCAGAGGGGGTAAGCCAAGGCAGATGGGCAAGTGCTTATGTCTGGGAAAGGCCTTCTGACACAGAAGCAGATCCTGTGCAGGGCGGACAAGTGGAGGGATATTTCTTATTATGACAGTTGAATAAAACACACATAGAAACAAAtttaattgtgaaatattttaaacacaaaatatagGCAAAtttagctaggcacagtggtgcttgcctgtaatcccagtggttggggAGCCTGATACAGAAGTATTATGAGGCCAAAGTGAGACCCTGCatgatttagtgagaccctgtctccaaataaaatataaatggggCTGGGagatggctcagtgattgagcatcccttggtttaatccccagtaccaaaaaaaggaagaaaatgtgggcAGATTTATTATTTCAAACCCATGATAAAACTATATTGACATTCCATCTCCTTCTCTCAGCTGCTGCCCACTCCAATCCAACAGAATCCCTGACCCTCcacaataaggaaagaaagaagttgaaagaACAGATGACCAGAGAGGTGGTGACAGCGTGAAACTTTCAAAAATCAACACTGCACAAGTCGAGACTTGGAGGCACTTGAAGTTTGgttacaggaaaagaaaacaaagacaggaGTCCCTAATCCTGAGCCTGGAGCAGGGTGAGGGCAGGGGTGACGGAGAGAGAATGAGGGAGAGGAAGAGCATATAAACTCACTGCCTAACAACAGCTGGGAATAAAAGAAGACCAAGGAGAAACAGGAACAGCAAAGTCGGTGAGGGGATGGGGCAGTTTCACCCAGCTCTGCACTGAAAGCCAGCAAGACGTGGCTGCCCTTAGTGGAGTCCACAGCTGGCCAGCCTCCCTGGAAGCAATCCAGTCAACACAGCTTCTCTCAACTGAGACTGAGATTCCTcacaacactaaaaataaaaccaccatatgACGCAGCTATCCCACCTGTTGGTGTTTATCTAAAAGGTCtaaaatcaccatactatagAGATATTGCCAcgtcattgtttatagcagcaaaattcacaatagccaggttgTGGAGCTAATCCAGATACCTGTCaacagacaaagaaaatgtggtttagtTACACAACGGAGTGctcctcagccataaagaagaaaatcatggcatttgctggtaagtggacaGAAGTGGAGAACATCCGGGTAAATGCAATAAACCTGACTCAGCGAGTCAAgcataaaatgttttctctcctatgcgGAAGCCAGaccaaaatacagaaaaaactCTGGGTGGAAAACattccatgaaaacagaagagagatcagtTGAGTAGAAGAAGAGGATTGAAGGGGgtaggaggagggctggggaaaaCGAGGAATgtgaatgaaattgaccaaactgtTTTATGCCCGTGTATTTTATGCACAGATATACCAGAGAATTTCATCTTGATGAAtttaattgtgaaatattttaaacacaaaatatagtgttatgtgatttttaaaaagactatgaataaatagaagaaatatgagtagagtagagggaagggaactggGGAGATATGAGGGCAGGAAAAGCAGAAGTCCTGGGGACTGAGCCGGAGCAAATTGCATTCTTGCTTGTGTAATTGTGTTAATGAACTCCAATAATATGCACAACAGTGAGGtatgaagaaaaatatgttactttttaaaaaaaaagaaggcagctTTGTTGGCACttgggaggattgcaaattcaaggtcagcttcagctaTTTtccaaaactctgtctcaaaattaaaaaaaaaaacaactaacagTGCTGGGGAAGAAGCTGAGTGGTAGAGGaccactggattcaatcaccagcatCTCCCAGTAATAGtaggtaagtaaataaataattagtaaacaataaaataaaattgatgttaATTAGCCTTCAGTAAGAGCAGATTAAAAACTCTATATAATTCTCTGTAAATTAACATCTGTCTTTTTGCTGCTAACCAAGAGTTTAAAATGAGTTTATAGGGTCTTTCTTATAGAACAACTCAAATAATTTCCATGTGTggtttttgtatttctgtaaagACTGCCTGAGTTTTATTGTTCTAATAAGAGAAGGTACTTCACTGCCTTTTGAAAATGTCCCTCAAAGCCTTGCAATGGACCTTGTACCATGCCTGATATTAAAATCTAGTAATGCTTAAATTCTAGAGGaacttaaaataacttttaaaatacattaataaataaaatccaatGGGAAATGATGATCAGTTATtagtcaaatttataaaaactgatttaaataataaaaatttcatgttttatcaagtcctttttctatattttctgctgatttttttctttctttttttcccactttttttgattgattaaaataaaattaagttctaGAAGAAATTGGGTTTATTCAAATCTTTATTTGTTAAAAAGCCTATTTCGGTTTACAATCTGTTTACATGAACTACCAGTTTTACAATGAAGTGTTGTGTGTTATTGATACAAATCCTATAAACTTACAAAATCTGATAGTCTGGATATAAAGCTATAAATCATGATTGTTATCTTAATAACTAAATTGCTTATTAAATTACAAAGTTCTCTAAGTACTAATAAACCTTATAGATGGTTTGTAGTCATATTAGGTAGTGTGAACAAGGTTAAAGGCAAATCTGCTTTACTCAACCTCCATCTCAAGACAAATTTAAGGGATAAAGATGTTGATATAGAATATGTATAAGTCCTGCTATTTTAAAggggtattgattttttttctgagaattgcCTACAGCATTACCTTGTTTACAAAGAACATCTAACTATGTATGGATGTTCATAATTGGTAGGACCACATTAATTTCTTGTATACTATGTTCCAAATTTTTACACACTATAGAGGTTAATTAAACTGGGTTAGTTAAGTGGGTTAAACTGTCTACCCACATGGAGATTAACCTTGATTTACAAAAACAGGACTCCAACTGTTGAGCCCTCTTTAGGCAGATCTGACAGGACTATTTTTTACAAAGTTGGGTTTATTGTTGGATAAAGAAGATAGAACTAAAGAGACTGTGCTTACTAGTTTACATCTGTCATGCAGACTGGAAGGCTttgcttttattaatattttgtagtttttctgGCCTAAGATACTGATTCATAAATTGTCAGTTTTCCCCCTACATGAGACCACTGAAGTCAAAGAACAGGACAAAGGTCCTATATCATGGGACAGAGATGCTTGTCAAATAGTCAGCAATGTATTCAAGGAAATCATTCAGAAATCATGGTGTCACTTGTTgaacttcaataaaaataaaacttttctctagTTTATTAAAAAAGTGACTGCTTAATCATTTGATCTTCCCATAGTTGAATTCTACCACCAGCAACATGGATAAATACTAATTTAAGAGCACATGGAATTTTTAACATCAAATATATAAGAGTTTATGCTGAATTCTCACTGTATAAAAGAGAGAGGTGAAAGTTATCTGGACCGTGAGCAGTCACACAGTCGTCACACTTAAGGATGGTCAGAGAACAACACAGCATTTCAGACTGAGGATGTTGTTTTCCTAAGTAGGAGCTTTATTTGTGAAAACTCACTGGACATCTCATGCCTGGCTACTAcgataaaaacacttaaaatacatATCAGTAAATAAAAAGCCAGTTTAAGCAAAAGATTACTATCCCATTTCATATAATGTCAAGTTGGACAGTGAGTGTATTTAATAAGTACACATCTGGTcagtttttgaaaagatgaagtGTAGCATCTTGGAAATAACAGAAATCAACGTAGAAAATTCAATAGAACTGGAGTCAGAAcaacattgttgtttttcattatgTCCAGTATTATATGCAACATGTAAGACAATTTTCATTAGCCAAAGGCAAATAGTGTTTTAATATACAAACAGTGGTATTTCCTTCAAGAGACATAGCTAACACAGAAGCATACGAGCAGATACAGAAAAAACACTTTCCACATAGTTTTACAAATGATTCAACAAGATTAGGAAGAAAACAcaatagaaagaaaacattatgttaaagCTTTTTCCATTGGATGAAATTTATACTTAAATCTGAAATTTACATTTGTTACATaaaattttctagaattattgcTTGACTCACAATAAACCTAATTCAAGTGATATGTATGTACAAACTCACATGTATTTGGATATATCTAAACAtgtacacatttaaaatatataaatgtgtattcaagagtttaatttttaagtaaatttagACATTTCAATTTATACATTTATCTTTTTGTAAGCTGGGAAAAAAGAACCAGGGATTCAGGCAGAGCCAAGTCTTCAGATCTTTAGCAGAATGTCATTTTAGTACTAAGTATTCCTAACAGGATTATAAACTCTAAACAGTAAATACTTGCCCTTATTTCTGACTAGGGAATAGCCAAAAGTCCAGTCTGTATAAGGATGTTATGCAGAACCTCTTGATCTGCAAAGATAAAGTGACCCAAATTATATGCAAGCTGCTTTAGTcatctttttattgctgtgatgATGGCACCCAACAAGAAttacttagaggagaaaagagatctcagtccatagccGACCGACTCCAAGGCTCTGGGCCCAgtgtgaggcagagcatcatgggtAGATGACATGGTGGGGGGTATTTGCTCCCCTCATGacagcaaggaagcagagagactgggAAGGTGAGAAGGGGCCAAAGGCAAGATTTCCCATCCAgtgcatgcccccagtgacctgcctcaCCCACCCATAtcacacctgcccacagttaccatcaGGTCAGctcattcaaaccaggatggactgATTAAGTTACACCTCTCACAATGCAATCATTCCACCTCTCACAATgcaatcattccacctctgaataTCCCCACATTAACACAGGAGATTTGGGACATGAGTCATGTCCAAACCATTAAAAAAGGCCAACCTACTGTACACTTACATCAAAGACTGGTTGTAAACATAcaatattcatattttgaaaataaatctggCTTAAAAATTGTATGTGCTATCAATCAGAAACCAGGTGTAAAATATTGCAAATGTGTCCGTGTTGATATTTGATTTACCAATGCCTTCCTCCATGACATGAAGGTAGAAATAAgtgtgggagaaaaaaatacttagatattttttaaataaattgcttaAGCCACCCAGCACACACCAGCAGGGAGCACAAAGACATGAGTGCATGTGTAAAACTCACCATTCCCATGTGAAA is a window of Ictidomys tridecemlineatus isolate mIctTri1 chromosome 15, mIctTri1.hap1, whole genome shotgun sequence DNA encoding:
- the LOC144371117 gene encoding vomeronasal type-1 receptor 4-like; its protein translation is MMNERIDSRDMVMRLMFLSETAVGILGNFPLLYYHLILFCNEYTLRSRDLILRHLIIANSLVILSRGISQTMTAFGLKYFLSDFGCKLILYIHRVGRSMSIFITCLLSIFQNITISPMNSCWKDLKGRAPKYIGFSISLCWILYIVVNSIFPLYMLSKRDSINTTDKRDYGYCSSVNRYRTTDSVYAALFVFPEMVLSLLMIWSSGSMVLLLYRHKQRVQHIHTIKFSPRTSPESRATQRILVLVGTFVTFHTLSSLIHLYIALFSNIIWWVVDTNDLISLCFPTVSPFLLMSRKSKLSRHCLVCIKKKIKNLALCCGKHL